The Gloeobacter violaceus PCC 7421 DNA window TCGTCGAGGTCGCCCACCAGGTAAAAAGCCTGCTCGGGCAGATCGTCGAATTCGCCCTGCAGCACGCGCTTGAAGCCGGCGATCGTTTTATCCAGGGAGACGTACTTGCCGGGGGAGCCGGTGAAGATCTCGGCGACGTGGAACGGCTGCGACAAAAAGCGCTGCAGTTTGCGCGCCCGGTTGACCACCAGCTTGTCTTCGGGCGAGAGTTCGTCGAGGCCCAAAATGGCGATGATGTCCTGGAGATCTTTGTAGCGCTGCAGGGTCGATTGCACGCCGCGGGCGATGTTGTAGTGCTCTTCGCCGACGACGGCGGGTTGCAGCATCGTCGAGGTGGAGGAGAGCGGGTCCACCGCCGGGTAGATGCCCAAAGAGGCCAACTGCCGTGAGAGTACCGTGGTGGCGTCGAGGTGGGCGAAGGTGGTGGCGGGGGCGGGGTCGGTCAGGTCGTCCGCCGGCACGTAGACCGCCTGCACCGAGGTGATCGAGCCTTCGTTGGTGGAGGTGATGCGCTCCTGCAAATCGCCCATCTCGGTGCCCAAAGTCGGTTGGTAGCCGACCGCCGAGGGCATGCGGCCCAAGAGCGCCGATACTTCAGAACCCGCCTGCACAAAGCGGAAGATATTGTCGATAAACAACAGCACGTCCTGCTTGCTCACGTCGCGGAAGTACTCGGCCATGGTGAGGGCCGTCAGACCCACGCGCATGCGCGCCCCCGGCGGCTCGTTCATCTGGCCGTAGACCAGCGCCACCTGCCCGAGCACGTTCGATTCTTTAAATTCGTTGTAGAGGTCGTTGCCCTCGCGGGTCCGCTCGCCCACACCGCCGAACACCGACACGCCCGAGTGTTCTTTGGCGATGTTGTGGATGAGTTCTTGAATGAGCACCGTCTTGCCCACACCCGCGCCGCCGAACAGGCCGATCTTGCCGCCCTTGCGGTAGGGAGCCAGCAGGTCGATGACCTTGATGCCCGTTTCGAAAATCTCCGGTTGGGTCACCAGGTCGGTGAATTTGGGAGCGGAGCGGTGGATCGAGAACTTATCGACAATCTCGACCGGCCCCAACTCGTCGATCGGCTCGCCCAGCACGTTGAAGATGCGGCCCAGAGTCGACTTGCCCACCGGAACTGTGATCGGGGCACCGGTGTCGATCGCCTTCATGCCCCGCACCATGCCGTCGGTCGTGCTCATCGAGACCGCCCGCACCTTCTTGTCACCGAGCAGCTGCTGCACTTCGCAGGTCAGGCGGATGTCGAGCCCCGAGTCGGTCTTGCCTTCGATAAGTAGGGCGTTGTAGATGGCAGGCAAATCGCCTTCCGGGAATTCTGCGTCGACCACAGGACCAATGATCTGGGTGATATAGCCAACGTTTTTTGCCGTCGTTGTTACCATGGCGTGCCGTCAAGATACCTTCGCTCGCAATGTAGCACAATCTGTAACAATTCCCGCGTCCGCTTTGGTCTGGGGCAAGCTGGAGGCGACCCTTTGCCTGTGCCGTGTTTATTAGGGAGTCGATGGAATGTCTCTGGGCAAACACCTGATCCTTCCGGCCGCCTGCGCGCTGCTCTGCGGCGCCGGTGCCGCCGCCGCCATCCAATTCAGTTCGGGCGAGACGGCCTTCAACGGACCCCTGCGGCTTTTGCGCTCGGCGGTCAGCCAGGTGACGATCGAAGACTATCCGGCGTACTACCAGTTCGCAGTCGAAGCGCCCGGTAGCCTCGACGAACCGCTGGCCCGCCTCGATATCGGCCTGCCCACCGAGTACGGTCCTTTCGGGCTCAATCTGCCCAATCCGTCCCAGGTGCGCGCCTTCATCCCGACCCAGCCCTACGTCCAGGCGCCCCAGTATCCCGAACGGGTCCTGCCGGTCAGCGCCAGGGTGAGTGAGCAAGTGATCAGCGTCGTCTTCGACCCGCCGGTCGGACCCGGCAACGTCGTCACCGTCGAGTGGGGTCCGGTGCGCAATCCGCGCATGGACGGCAACTATTTGTTTGAGGTAAATGCCTTTCCGCCGGGGGCAATGGCGCGCTCGATGTACGTCGGTATCGGGCGGATCGTCATCCGCCGGGGCGGACGCGGATAGCGGTTTTGAGCCGCTTGAGCGCCCTGCACCCGGCCGGTTCGCTATCTGCCGCAATGGACCGAAATACCGATGCCACTTCCACCCAGATCCAATTGGAGGCGCTACAATCAGGGAGATTCGAGAGGGTCATGAATTTTTAGTCAAATCTGTGGATTTTGACTATTTTTGATAGCGTGTGAGCGTGTCAGGCAGTTGCTTCGCTCCCACCTTTTAAACAGGACTACCCTGAAGGGGACCGATCAACCTTGCATCCGGTGCGTGCGACGATTTTTCTTCCGAACGGAAGAGTATAAAGGACACGGTTTGTCTGTTCTGGATCCGCTATTTATGAGGAGTGCAGCATGACGCAGGCCAATAACGTTCTGGACGCTCTCCAGCAGCCGGCGATGGAACTGGAGGCTCTGGCTTTGATGGCCGAGGAGGACGACCCTTACGCAGCCCAGGCGGCCGAAGCCGCCGATGCGGCTGCCGCCCGCCCGGCCCGGCGCCGCAGCCGCGCCCAGCGTGCGCATTACACCGAAGATTCCATCCGCGTCTACCTGCAGGAAATTGGCCGCATTCGCCTGTTGCGCGCCGACGAAGAAATCGAGTTGGCCCGCCAGATCGCCGATTTGCTGACCCTGGAGCGCCTGCGCGCCCGCATGGGAGCTGCCGGGACGGACATGCACAGCGATGTGGCCGATTTGCTGGGCGACGACGATCTGCTGACCGAGAATCTGCTTGCTTCGGGCGATCAAGTCACCGAAAGTGAGCAAGAACTCAGGCGCTGGGCAGA harbors:
- the atpD gene encoding F0F1 ATP synthase subunit beta, with translation MVTTTAKNVGYITQIIGPVVDAEFPEGDLPAIYNALLIEGKTDSGLDIRLTCEVQQLLGDKKVRAVSMSTTDGMVRGMKAIDTGAPITVPVGKSTLGRIFNVLGEPIDELGPVEIVDKFSIHRSAPKFTDLVTQPEIFETGIKVIDLLAPYRKGGKIGLFGGAGVGKTVLIQELIHNIAKEHSGVSVFGGVGERTREGNDLYNEFKESNVLGQVALVYGQMNEPPGARMRVGLTALTMAEYFRDVSKQDVLLFIDNIFRFVQAGSEVSALLGRMPSAVGYQPTLGTEMGDLQERITSTNEGSITSVQAVYVPADDLTDPAPATTFAHLDATTVLSRQLASLGIYPAVDPLSSTSTMLQPAVVGEEHYNIARGVQSTLQRYKDLQDIIAILGLDELSPEDKLVVNRARKLQRFLSQPFHVAEIFTGSPGKYVSLDKTIAGFKRVLQGEFDDLPEQAFYLVGDLDEALEKAKKLKDEGKS
- a CDS encoding DUF2808 domain-containing protein; amino-acid sequence: MSLGKHLILPAACALLCGAGAAAAIQFSSGETAFNGPLRLLRSAVSQVTIEDYPAYYQFAVEAPGSLDEPLARLDIGLPTEYGPFGLNLPNPSQVRAFIPTQPYVQAPQYPERVLPVSARVSEQVISVVFDPPVGPGNVVTVEWGPVRNPRMDGNYLFEVNAFPPGAMARSMYVGIGRIVIRRGGRG